The Spirosoma sp. SC4-14 DNA window GATGGCAGGCATTGTTCAGATAGCCTTCCGGGTTCCATTGCGGCATAACCATTGGTTGTGTAACTCCCTCGCTGTCAGTTGCTCTGGCCCATATTTCGTAATAGCCTGGCTGCGGAAGCTTCACTTCGGCTGTCCAGTGTTGCCAGGCCAGCCGATTTTTAGGTGGTTTCAAATCGGCTTTCTGCCAGGTTGCGCCAAAGTCAGCCGAGAGATGCATTTCACGGACCGATCGGTCGCCAGCCCAGGCATGGCCACGCAAGCTGAGGGGTTGCCCTTTGGTTAGCATAGCACCCGTTTGAGGATACGTAATGAGCGACTTTATGGGCATCGATTCAATGATCTTAAACTGATCTTCAGGCGGATCAACACCAGGTTCAACCGGGTTGATGGGTACCTTATAACTTTTGCCCGTCATCTTGGTGCCATCGTGAACTTTATTTCGAACGGCAATGGTATGCAACCACTTTCCCGATGTCGATGCAGGCCAGCCACCAACAACCAATCGGAGGGGAGCTCCATTGACGAGGGGAATATCCTGACCATTCATGGCCCAGGCAACCAGTGTTTCGTCTTCAAGAGCCTTTCGCATCGGAACGCCCCGTGAGATGGCTTCTTTTTTCGGGTCCAGACTAATATGCAGGTCTTTGCCGTAGTAGCCGATATAGACGGCATCGTCTTTCAGACCGGCATCATTCAATATGTCTTTTAACCGCACACCGGTCCATTCGGCACAGCCAACACCGCCCAGCGTCCACTGGTTTCCTGAGGTTTTCGGATAATACCCGGCCCGACCATTCCCGGCGCACTCCAGCACCAGTTGATAGGTATAGTGCTTAAACTGTTTTTTTAGATCTTCAAGTTTGTAGGTCTTAACCTGTTTAACTGATTCGCCTTTGATTGTCAGGGTCCAGTTTGCTGCGTCGACTTTTTCGGGAGCCAGCCCGTTGTTTCGTATGAAGTATTTATCGGCGGGGGTGATGGCATCGTCCAGCAAATGAGGGGGTGTTTCTACATTCCAGGGTTTGTCGCTAAGAACAACCAGCCCTTTGTCTTTGGTTGCCATCGGGTCGATATCGAATGCCAGTGGCAGATAATGCTTCGGCAATTGATTGGCAAAAACGATGTCGGTGCCTAAGAGTGTGGTGAGTGTGGCCAGTGAACTTTTTTTCAGGAATCCCCGGCGGTTGAAGAGGTTATCAGATGGGTTGAGTAAAGCCATGTGTCTAGTGCAGTATTGTAGGCCAAAATTACGCAAAAATGAAGAGGCATCTCTCAATGCAACCAAGTTTGCTGATAATCATTTGTTATGGCCAATGCAAAATGGAATACGATAAGCCATAGTGTATCGGTAGAGAGTTTGCATTCGTTTTACCGCAACGACGCTAATCACTAATGATAACGCATGGATGACTAACTGCCTGTTTTACTGCCCGTTTTTTTCTAATTCGGTCAGTGTCCAGGGCGAGGTTCGCTGGGCAGTTTCCTGACGGAGTCTGGCGACTTCACTCGTGCTAATCATGGGAAGAGTCCGACGACCGAATGTTCCGCCGACCCGTACGGCTGGAGGAGTCGTTGGAGTGGCAGGTCGGTTATTGGTCTGACCGGTGGAGCGCCCTGGCGGTGGGAAAACGGGCGTGCCGAATTCGAACCGGATATAGTTAGCGACAGAAGCAATCCATTCATCGTTATTTTCGGCCATTGAGGGCATCAGGGTTGGGTAGGATTTGCCGTCGATAGGGCCGGATAATCCTTTTAATAGAATGTTGAGTAGCAGATCCTTGTCTGCCAGATGTTTCGATCCGGCAATTGGGGGCGCTACCTGACTGGCTAATCCTTTGCCATCGGTTCCGTGGCAGGATGAGCACAGTGATTTGAAAATTTCGGCACCTTTCAGCACTGATGCCCGATCGGCCGCCGATAGAATGCCCAGTTTGTTACCATAGCGCTTGAAATCGTTGTTTTTCTGGATGCTGGCTTCAACGGCGGTAATCATCATGTTGTCGGTATTTTGGGCCAGTAATTCCTCTACAACCGTTTTTGCTTTCGGGGAGTCGCTCATATGCATAGATTCCAGAACCTGAATCCGTACATCGGTGCTCGGATCGTTCTTCAGGCTGGCTACCTGGCCGATAAGCACTTCATCATTTTTCTTCAGATAGGGTTCGCTAA harbors:
- a CDS encoding sulfite oxidase, with protein sequence MALLNPSDNLFNRRGFLKKSSLATLTTLLGTDIVFANQLPKHYLPLAFDIDPMATKDKGLVVLSDKPWNVETPPHLLDDAITPADKYFIRNNGLAPEKVDAANWTLTIKGESVKQVKTYKLEDLKKQFKHYTYQLVLECAGNGRAGYYPKTSGNQWTLGGVGCAEWTGVRLKDILNDAGLKDDAVYIGYYGKDLHISLDPKKEAISRGVPMRKALEDETLVAWAMNGQDIPLVNGAPLRLVVGGWPASTSGKWLHTIAVRNKVHDGTKMTGKSYKVPINPVEPGVDPPEDQFKIIESMPIKSLITYPQTGAMLTKGQPLSLRGHAWAGDRSVREMHLSADFGATWQKADLKPPKNRLAWQHWTAEVKLPQPGYYEIWARATDSEGVTQPMVMPQWNPEGYLNNACHRIAVKVG